The Ascaphus truei isolate aAscTru1 chromosome 3, aAscTru1.hap1, whole genome shotgun sequence genome includes a region encoding these proteins:
- the LOC142490624 gene encoding claudin-8-like: MAYFIVQILGIVLGAIGTILTIVVTSMSQWRVSYMVEGNALNCDKRIDGQWLSRWDGLWLTCVTKNHNNMHCTSYDSLLSITTDLKAGRVLMAFAVVIAIISLIVAIVGLLCARCHRGEERGRNCLLLTAGIGFIIAGILVLIPVSWTASNIIREINNPMCKTIQRQEIGEAIFLGWPTVLFLLIAGAILCWHCQREERCKGTQYSSQLSLPRPVYVPCQTLEQTTSQAQYSKSQYI, from the coding sequence ATGGCATACTTCATTGTCCAGATTCTCGGAATTGTGCTGGGGGCTATTGGCACGATACTTACCATTGTCGTCACATCAATGTCCCAGTGGAGGGTGTCGTATATGGTGGAAGGTAATGCACTAAACTGTGACAAACGTATTGATGGACAATGGTTAAGTCGTTGGGATGGTTTATGGTTAACCTGCGTGACAAAAAACCACAACAACATGCACTGCACCAGCTAcgactctctgttgtctatcactACTGACCTGAAAGCTGGAAGAGTACTGATGGCCTTTGCTGTGGTCATCGCAATCATTTCCTTAATAGTCGCGATTGTTGGCTTGCTGTGTGctcgctgtcacagaggagaagagagaggcagAAACTGCCTGCTTTTAACGGCAGGAATCGGATTCATTATCGCCGGCATCCTTGTTCTGATTCCAGTGAGCTGGACTGCCAGCAACATCATCAGAGAAATTAACAACCCCATGTGCAAAACCATACAGCGACAGGAAATTGGTGAAGCAATTTTCCTTGGCTGGCCCACTGTGCTGTTTCTGCTGATTGCAGGAGCGATACTCTGCTGGCATTGCCAACGTGAAGAGAGGTGCAAAGGCACTCAGTATTCATCGCAGTTATCTCTACCAAGGCCAGTGTATGTCCCGTGCCAAACACTAGAGCAAACTACAAGCCAAGCTCAGTATTCCAAGAGTCAGTACATCTAA